A stretch of DNA from Spirochaetota bacterium:
TTTATCGATTGCCCGATGGAGCGCGCGAGATCGGGGAGGCGTCGTGCGCCGAACAGGAGCAGGACGATGAGGGCGATGAGCCCTACTTCAAGCGGGCCGAAATGCATGTGATATCCTCGCTATTTTCTTCTATGCTTTTTCCCGGCATGCTTTACGCGCCGGTGAACGTTCCTTGTATGAGCGCCCTTTTTCTGAACGGGCGGTACCGCATTCTGTTCAAGCGCCGGCGGTTCGGACTGTACCGGCGGCGGGGCGTCAATTATCGTAGGGTCGGTGAGGTCGCGCATGCCCTTCTTGAATTCGGTCATTGCCTTGCCCGCAGAACGCGCAAGTTCCGGGAGTTTGCGCGCCCCGAAGAGAAGCAGCACGACGACGGCGATGAGGCCGATCTCCATAGGCCCGATATTCATGGATGAGCTCCCTTATGCCGATGCACGGCGGTAATAGGTCGAGAATGAAAGAGCGAACCGGATGAAGAGCGCAATGAGATTGATACCGGCAAGGATGCCGGCGTATCCGAAGAGCATCTGGAGCATTGTCGCCCGCTTGAGCATGGCCGGGAGGGCAACGGCATCGGCGATGCCGGCGAATACTGCCTGAAAGAGAAGCCATAGTATGACGACAAAGGCGATGTTATGGAACGTAAGCCGCGGCACCGCGAGCGAATGGATGAGATGATACGCGCTTGCGAGGAGAAGGAAGATGGCGAAGGTGAATACCGGGACGAACTGGGCATAAGGAATGACGCGAAGCGATGCGGTGAATACATCGCGCATGGTGAGTATGAGCGGAAAGCCGAGGAGCGTATCGAACAGGAAGAACGAGTCGGAAAAGCGTGAGAATATCTTCGAGAGCACCGGGTCCTCGGAGCGAACGGCGCCCTTTTTTTTTCCGATGCGTTTGGGGATGTCCGTCAGCCATTGCAGGCCGGCAATGGTCCTCTCTACGATGACGTTCGGGCGTTCATCGGGGACGAGGGGCACGGTAAATTCCGTAAGGTCGCGTGACGCGCCGGTCTCGATGCTGTAGGCGTTCACGCGCGTGAGCAGTACTGCCCCCGGTTTCTGGATGCCGTATGCTGCATGGTATACCGTCGATGCCCCCGCGGGAATATAGGTCACATCGCGGTAATCGTATTTTCTGTCCTTCGTGTCGCGCGTACCGATACGGATCTTCCCGGCGTCCAGCGTTATGAAGCCTCCGGGGGAAAGATATTTCTTTACGACGGGGATATCGAAAGCGCGGAATTCCTTATCAAGCGTGGAGGCGTGCACATAGCGGATATAGATCGGATAGGCCGCTGCGATGACCGCTATCGATGCCATCGTTACTGTCCTGGCGATGACGCCCCCGCGGAATATCGTGCAGGATCGGGCGAGCATAAGCGCCGCCATGCCTATGATCGGGGAAAGCGTGAAGAAGTAAAAAAGCGCGAATTGATAGAGAATTCCCTGCATATCGCGGAGGGCAAAGGCAGCGAACGGATTGACATGCACGCGAGCCTTGATTAAAAGATAGAACAATGTTATACTTGCGAGTGTCAGGTATGCTATGAAGAATGCCCGAAGGTTCCTGAGAACGTTCATGGAGAGATTATAACAGCAATCCGCGGTATTGTAAAGCGCGGCTGTTGTAACGGTCATAGATCAAGGTAAGGAGTGAAGGTATGGGAAAGAGGATCATTCTGTCACTTGCGGCACTCGCGATCGGGGTCGGTATGCTTTCGGCAGCCGATGCCATCGGTATGTTTAGATCAGTGAGCGGTTCGGTATCATGCAATTCCGCTGACGGGAAAACCAAGTCCGTCGGGAAAACCGGCGCGGCGATACCCGCGGGATATGTGGTAAAGACGGCGGCGGCATCGAAAGCCGAGATACAGCTTGCGGACGGGTCGATCATCACGATCAATGAGAAGTCCGTGATAGCGCTCAACAGCAATCTTATCAACACGAAGAATAAAAAGAACGTCTCGTTCGGCGTGCTCAT
This window harbors:
- the tatA gene encoding twin-arginine translocase TatA/TatE family subunit; the encoded protein is MHFGPLEVGLIALIVLLLFGARRLPDLARSIGQSIKEFRKGVKADTDRKDPRRVGRR
- a CDS encoding twin-arginine translocase TatA/TatE family subunit; this translates as MNIGPMEIGLIAVVVLLLFGARKLPELARSAGKAMTEFKKGMRDLTDPTIIDAPPPVQSEPPALEQNAVPPVQKKGAHTRNVHRRVKHAGKKHRRK